The Aequorivita sublithincola DSM 14238 genome window below encodes:
- a CDS encoding THUMP domain-containing class I SAM-dependent RNA methyltransferase: MVKNFKMVAKTLFGMEELLANELRQLGASSIELGTRNVSFEGDKGFMYKANLCCRTAIKILKPITAFNIFTEEDLYKRVYEMPWEDYMDVKGTLAVNATVFSDVFTHSQYISLKTKDAIVDRFRDRQGTRPDVDLDHPTLRINVHIDRNICTISLDSSGESLHKRGYKVESTLAPINEVLAAGMLMLSGWQGQCNFLDPMCGGGTILTEAAMIACNIPPNLNREEFGFETWPDFDVDLYEKIEEAALKKVRDFPHKIYGFDTDPVAIKKAKENIKSANLQDFIEVKQQDFFQSEKEHDKPLYIVFNPPYDERIAISDVENFYSSIGNTLKRGYPGTQAWMITSNMEALKSVGLHPSKKIKLFNGKLEAKLVRYEMYEGSRKASKQ, encoded by the coding sequence ATGGTAAAGAATTTTAAAATGGTGGCCAAAACTCTTTTTGGGATGGAAGAACTTTTAGCAAATGAACTTCGTCAGTTAGGTGCTTCGTCTATTGAACTTGGAACGCGAAACGTTTCTTTTGAAGGCGATAAAGGCTTTATGTATAAGGCAAATCTATGCTGTAGAACTGCTATTAAAATTTTAAAACCAATTACCGCGTTCAATATTTTTACGGAAGAAGATTTATATAAGCGAGTTTACGAGATGCCGTGGGAGGATTATATGGATGTAAAGGGCACGTTGGCAGTAAATGCAACCGTTTTTTCTGATGTTTTCACGCATTCACAATATATATCGCTTAAAACGAAAGATGCTATTGTTGATCGTTTTCGAGATAGGCAAGGAACGCGACCAGATGTAGATTTGGATCATCCCACGCTTCGAATAAATGTTCATATTGATAGAAATATTTGTACAATTTCGTTGGATAGTTCTGGGGAATCCTTGCATAAACGTGGTTATAAAGTGGAAAGCACTTTAGCTCCAATAAATGAAGTTCTAGCTGCGGGAATGCTTATGCTTTCAGGCTGGCAAGGCCAATGCAATTTTCTGGACCCAATGTGTGGTGGAGGAACAATCTTAACGGAAGCTGCGATGATAGCCTGCAATATTCCGCCAAACTTGAATCGTGAAGAATTTGGTTTTGAAACTTGGCCAGATTTTGACGTCGATCTTTATGAAAAAATTGAGGAAGCAGCTCTTAAAAAAGTTCGCGATTTTCCTCATAAAATTTATGGTTTTGATACAGATCCTGTAGCCATAAAAAAAGCGAAGGAAAACATTAAAAGCGCCAATCTTCAAGATTTTATTGAAGTGAAACAGCAAGATTTCTTCCAAAGTGAAAAGGAACACGATAAACCTTTATATATTGTTTTCAATCCGCCTTATGATGAACGCATTGCTATAAGTGATGTGGAAAACTTTTACAGCTCCATTGGTAATACGTTGAAACGCGGTTACCCAGGAACACAGGCGTGGATGATTACTTCAAATATGGAAGCTCTAAAATCCGTTGGCCTTCATCCTTCAAAAAAGATTAAACTTTTCAATGGAAAATTGGAGGCTAAACTTGTGCGTTATGAAATGTATGAGGGAAGTAGGAAGGCTAGTAAGCAATAG
- a CDS encoding class I SAM-dependent methyltransferase gives MKKEKDNWYASWFNTPYYHLLYKDRGHREAALFMNTLTNHLNLQKNDSILDLACGRGRHSKYLYKQGFDVTGVDLSSESIEYAKQYEKPKLHFDIHDMCLPYPKKFDAVFNLFTSFGYFENEIDNLRTIKAIKEELKPNSYGVIDFLNAELAIKNLVPSETKKMGNIVFHIEKYVEDGYILKHIRFNDNAADFHYVERVKALTLEDFELYFKEADVNLKSAYGDYKLNDFDRNTSERLILIFN, from the coding sequence ATGAAAAAAGAAAAGGACAATTGGTACGCTTCGTGGTTCAACACGCCCTACTATCATCTGCTTTATAAAGACAGAGGCCACAGAGAGGCGGCGTTATTTATGAATACACTTACTAATCATTTAAATCTTCAAAAAAATGACTCTATTTTAGATCTTGCTTGCGGCAGAGGACGGCATTCAAAATATTTGTATAAGCAAGGTTTTGACGTTACTGGTGTAGATCTTTCTAGTGAAAGCATTGAATACGCCAAACAATACGAAAAACCAAAGCTTCATTTTGACATACACGATATGTGTCTGCCCTACCCAAAAAAGTTTGATGCAGTTTTCAATCTTTTCACGAGTTTTGGATATTTTGAAAACGAAATAGACAATTTAAGAACCATTAAAGCCATAAAAGAAGAGCTAAAACCAAACAGTTACGGCGTGATTGATTTTTTAAATGCTGAATTAGCAATTAAAAATTTAGTCCCTTCAGAGACAAAGAAGATGGGAAATATTGTTTTTCACATTGAGAAATACGTGGAAGATGGTTACATTTTAAAGCACATACGTTTTAATGATAATGCAGCCGATTTTCACTATGTTGAACGAGTAAAAGCGCTCACTTTGGAAGATTTTGAACTATACTTTAAAGAAGCAGATGTAAATTTGAAATCAGCTTACGGTGACTATAAACTTAATGATTTTGATAGAAATACTTCCGAAAGGTTAATCCTAATTTTTAATTGA
- a CDS encoding ZIP family metal transporter translates to MNYLLLFLAVAVGYFVAVFLKQKELRNMEVFLAFSGAFLLSITVFELIPHVFETPSKSIGVYIMLGILLQIFLEFFSKGAEHGHVHLHSEAKHFPWILFVSLSIHAFMEGFPISEENNLLLAIIIHKIPVAIILSFFFITAGYKKSTTLFFLFFFALMTPLGSFIANNYNFVHQYETQITAVVIGIFLHVSTTILFESSKNHKFNLSKMTAVILAVVIAYFI, encoded by the coding sequence ATGAATTACTTACTACTATTTCTAGCCGTGGCTGTGGGCTATTTTGTTGCGGTATTCTTAAAGCAAAAGGAGTTGCGCAATATGGAAGTTTTTCTTGCTTTTAGCGGGGCTTTTCTACTCTCAATTACCGTTTTTGAACTTATTCCGCATGTTTTTGAAACGCCTTCAAAAAGTATTGGCGTCTATATAATGCTTGGAATTTTATTGCAAATATTCCTAGAGTTTTTCTCAAAAGGTGCAGAACACGGTCACGTTCATCTACATTCTGAAGCAAAACATTTTCCTTGGATATTGTTTGTCAGCCTTAGTATTCACGCTTTTATGGAAGGTTTCCCGATTTCGGAGGAAAATAATTTATTGCTTGCCATTATTATTCACAAAATTCCAGTAGCGATAATCCTTTCCTTCTTTTTTATTACGGCTGGCTACAAAAAATCCACCACACTATTCTTCTTATTCTTTTTTGCCTTAATGACGCCTTTAGGAAGTTTTATTGCAAATAATTACAATTTTGTTCATCAATATGAAACGCAGATAACCGCAGTAGTTATTGGTATCTTTCTACACGTTTCAACCACAATACTTTTTGAAAGTTCAAAGAATCATAAATTTAATCTGTCAAAAATGACGGCAGTTATCTTAGCCGTAGTGATTGCTTATTTTATTTAA
- a CDS encoding DUF4294 domain-containing protein, whose amino-acid sequence MKIIIPIYIGVLLFSSAAIYGQVETGSLEKQKDSTQIMYYIVEGDTIAREMINLDEVYLMKKVKFMTEEDQRRYLILRRKTRKVYPYAKLAAERLTTMTERLKTIEKNSDKRRYTKLVQNYIEGEFSEKLKKLTHTEGQILVKLIDRQTGRTTYDLVKELRTGWRAFWYNTTASLFEISLKEEYKPFEVIEDYLIEDILERSFRDNILERQAPASPINYLDLVARWNKKRVNN is encoded by the coding sequence ATGAAAATTATCATACCTATATATATAGGCGTCTTACTATTTAGTAGCGCCGCAATTTATGGTCAAGTAGAAACTGGATCTTTGGAAAAGCAAAAAGACTCCACCCAAATTATGTATTATATTGTTGAAGGCGATACCATTGCGCGCGAAATGATAAATCTGGACGAAGTTTATTTGATGAAGAAAGTAAAGTTTATGACGGAAGAGGATCAGCGCCGTTATTTAATACTTCGCCGAAAAACCCGTAAAGTTTATCCATACGCCAAACTTGCTGCTGAAAGATTGACGACAATGACCGAAAGATTGAAAACCATAGAGAAGAATAGTGATAAAAGAAGATATACCAAATTAGTACAAAACTATATTGAAGGAGAATTTTCTGAAAAGCTGAAAAAGTTAACCCATACTGAAGGTCAAATATTAGTAAAACTTATAGATAGGCAAACTGGTCGCACAACTTATGACTTGGTAAAGGAACTACGTACTGGTTGGCGCGCCTTTTGGTACAACACTACCGCCAGTCTTTTTGAAATTTCATTGAAAGAAGAATACAAACCTTTTGAGGTGATAGAAGACTATTTAATAGAGGATATCCTTGAAAGATCCTTTCGTGACAACATTCTTGAGCGTCAAGCGCCTGCATCTCCAATTAATTATTTAGACTTAGTTGCCCGTTGGAATAAGAAACGTGTTAATAACTAA
- a CDS encoding helix-turn-helix domain-containing protein, with amino-acid sequence MLKNPEIDLAWDFVNNTDRNIFLTGKAGTGKTTFLHKLKNQSLKRLVVVAPTGVAAINAGGVTIHSFFQLPFGPILPETGNLQNNSFSKKFSRNKINIIKSLDLLIIDEISMVRSDLLDGIDQVLRRFRDRNKPFGGVQLLMIGDLQQLSPVIKDDEWQLLKQHYNTGFFFGSTAFQTSSAISIELKHIYRQESEDFIKILNEIRNNRLSLASSEVLNARYLPNFSPNTDDGYITLTTHNNRADRINSVELDKLKKKSFLFEAETEGQFPEYTYPTHSKLELKIGAQVMFIKNDSSPEKRYFNGKIGTVVSVDEDEVLVKCPDDEFPIVTTVEIWKNINYSIQQDTKEIVEDEIGSFTQIPLRLAWAITIHKSQGLTFEKVIIDAGEAFAHGQTYVALSRCKTLEGIVLTGPLSQRSIINNHEVASFSKNAEENQPDSSILASSEKTYQLNLIDEIFNYYSFLHPVDRIIDVYYKNRGSIEGNILEQSTFIKDNGVKELLKISAAFKSELIKLSETASPENNSKLQERFKKAISYFEKYTDDTIRKPLNEINYTTDNKALKQDIENHLETLENLVTIKFFCFKGLKNGFKTSEYLSLRAKAVLHKEEKPKRTKKEVIASTEHPVLFERLRELRTKFSTDEDIPPYQVFTQKALYEMCEVLPNSSKQLKKIAYIGKVRLEKYGLEILEIINDYLDENDIDPKAEAAIIPNKSGTQQVSYEHFKAGKSILEIAKERDLTTGTIEGHLCTFLETGEIKITDLMPEEKFLALKKIMETVPFDGFGDLKNKIDEKFSYNDLRMVSHAIQFSNNK; translated from the coding sequence ATGCTCAAAAATCCAGAAATAGATCTTGCCTGGGACTTCGTCAATAATACAGACAGAAATATCTTTTTAACAGGGAAGGCAGGTACAGGTAAGACTACTTTTCTTCATAAGTTAAAGAATCAATCTTTGAAAAGGTTGGTGGTAGTTGCCCCCACTGGGGTCGCTGCTATCAATGCTGGAGGTGTAACCATTCATTCCTTTTTTCAATTGCCTTTTGGTCCCATATTGCCAGAAACAGGTAATCTTCAAAATAATTCCTTTTCAAAAAAATTCAGTAGAAATAAAATCAACATCATTAAATCTCTGGACTTATTGATTATCGACGAGATAAGTATGGTTCGTTCTGATTTATTGGACGGTATCGACCAAGTTTTACGGCGGTTTAGGGATAGAAATAAACCATTTGGAGGCGTTCAACTTTTGATGATTGGCGATCTTCAGCAGCTTTCGCCGGTAATAAAAGATGATGAATGGCAACTATTAAAACAACATTACAACACTGGATTCTTCTTTGGAAGTACTGCGTTTCAAACATCAAGTGCAATTTCGATTGAATTGAAGCACATTTATAGACAGGAGAGCGAAGATTTCATAAAAATATTGAATGAAATACGAAATAATAGACTGAGTCTTGCATCCTCTGAAGTTTTGAATGCACGGTATTTGCCAAATTTTTCTCCAAATACAGATGATGGTTACATTACACTAACAACGCACAATAACCGCGCAGACCGAATAAATTCTGTTGAATTAGACAAGCTGAAGAAGAAAAGTTTTCTTTTTGAAGCGGAAACAGAAGGCCAATTTCCCGAATATACTTATCCCACACATTCAAAGTTAGAATTGAAAATAGGCGCACAGGTAATGTTCATTAAAAATGACAGCTCTCCTGAAAAACGCTATTTCAACGGAAAAATTGGAACTGTTGTCAGTGTGGATGAGGATGAAGTATTAGTAAAGTGTCCAGATGACGAGTTTCCAATCGTTACAACTGTTGAAATTTGGAAAAATATCAATTATTCTATTCAACAGGATACTAAGGAAATTGTTGAGGATGAAATAGGCTCTTTTACCCAGATACCCTTGCGATTGGCTTGGGCTATCACGATTCATAAAAGCCAAGGACTTACTTTTGAAAAAGTAATCATCGATGCAGGTGAAGCCTTTGCTCACGGCCAAACTTATGTAGCGTTGAGTCGCTGCAAAACATTGGAAGGTATTGTTCTGACTGGTCCGTTGAGTCAGAGAAGTATTATCAATAATCACGAAGTTGCATCGTTCAGTAAAAATGCGGAGGAAAATCAGCCTGATTCTTCAATTTTAGCTTCTTCAGAAAAAACATATCAACTAAACCTAATTGATGAAATTTTCAACTACTATTCTTTTTTGCATCCTGTAGATAGAATAATTGATGTTTATTACAAGAATAGAGGAAGTATTGAAGGAAACATATTAGAACAGTCAACTTTTATCAAGGACAACGGTGTTAAGGAACTTTTGAAAATTAGCGCTGCTTTTAAGTCTGAACTCATTAAATTGAGTGAAACTGCCTCGCCAGAAAACAATTCCAAATTGCAAGAACGCTTCAAGAAAGCAATTTCTTATTTTGAAAAATATACGGATGATACTATTAGAAAACCTTTGAATGAAATCAACTATACCACAGATAATAAGGCTCTAAAACAAGATATTGAAAATCATTTGGAGACTTTGGAAAATTTGGTGACCATTAAATTCTTTTGCTTTAAAGGCTTGAAAAATGGTTTTAAAACTTCGGAATACTTATCATTACGCGCCAAGGCTGTACTTCACAAGGAAGAAAAGCCGAAACGGACAAAAAAGGAAGTCATTGCTTCAACGGAACATCCTGTTTTATTTGAAAGGCTTCGTGAGCTTCGGACTAAATTTTCAACGGATGAAGATATTCCGCCTTATCAAGTTTTCACTCAAAAAGCATTGTATGAAATGTGTGAAGTTTTGCCTAACAGCTCAAAACAGTTGAAAAAAATAGCTTATATAGGGAAAGTTCGATTGGAAAAATACGGTTTAGAGATTCTTGAAATAATAAACGATTATCTTGATGAAAATGATATTGATCCAAAAGCAGAAGCCGCGATTATTCCTAATAAAAGCGGAACTCAACAAGTTTCTTATGAGCATTTCAAAGCTGGGAAGAGTATTCTTGAAATAGCGAAAGAGCGTGATTTAACCACTGGAACTATTGAAGGTCATCTATGTACATTTTTAGAAACGGGCGAAATAAAAATTACAGATTTAATGCCAGAGGAAAAATTCTTGGCACTCAAGAAAATTATGGAAACTGTGCCGTTTGATGGTTTCGGAGATTTAAAGAATAAAATTGACGAAAAGTTTTCCTATAATGACTTAAGAATGGTTTCCCATGCTATTCAATTTTCCAACAATAAATAA